CGCCCGCGAAGCCGCCGCCCGAGGGGCCCATTCGATCATGCTGGCCCCACCGGCCCTGACTCGACCCACGGACGAAGCGCTCCGCCGTCACTTCCTCGCCGTCGCCGCGGCGGTGGACGTCCCGATCGTCGTCCAGGACTACCCGGCCGGTTCCGGCGTCCCGATGTCCGTCGACTTCATCGCTGCGCTCGCGAACGAGGCGCCTGGTTGCGCCCACCTCAAGCTCGAGGACGAGCCCTCCCCGCCGAAGGTCGCCCGGGTCCGAGCCGCGGCTCCGTCGGTCCGGATCCTCGGCGGCCTCGGCGGGATCATGCTCCTCGAGGAGCTGGCGGCTGGCGCGGACGGGACGATGACCGGCTTCGGCTTCCCGGAGATCCTCGTCGACGTGGTCCGGCGGTTCCGCTCCGGTGACCGCGACGGGGCCCGCGACGCCTTCTATCGGGCGCTGCCGCTCATCCGGTTCGAGAACCAGCCCGGCATCAACCTGTCGCTCCGGAAGCACCTCTACCGCCGCCGCGGCGCGATCGCCTCCGAGCGCGTGCGGGCGCCAGCCCCCGCTCTCGACCGCGGCACGCTCGAGAGCCTCGACTCGATCCTCGCCCACCTCGGCCTGGCCACCGGACTCGGCCCGATCCTCGAACCCGCCGCCTGAGACGCGGACTCGCACTCGCCCTCGCGCCGGGCCGGGCGGTTGACAGGAACGCGGTCCGTACCCCACACTCGGGCCATCGACCGACGTCGAGGCAGCAGGTCAGAGCACGACTCCGCTCCCGCTCCTCGGACATCGGCGAGTTCATCCGTTCCGATCCAGACCGGATCGTCATGAGCGGACCCATCGGCCGACGCGGCCACCGGACACGAAACCGTCGCGGCGCCGGCCACCGAGAAGAAGGACTCCTGTACCCGTGATGACACGATCAACGACGTCGAGCCTCAACGGCCGGGCGAGCGCGATGCGCCGCCTCCGCCGGCGAAGCGCGGCGAGCACACAACTCTACTGCCAGACGAACGGCTGCACGAGCTTCCTCGCACTGGATCCCGCGACGGGCCTCGCGACCTGCCAGATCTGCGGTTACGAGCGGCGCCTCTCGTAGCCGACCGTGGAGGCTCACCTCGCGCACCGGGCGCATCTCGCGGGCACGCGTCGCGCATCATCGACGCCGGCGGGATGGACGAGACACCGCCGCCTTCGTCGAATCCGTCCGGAGGGATGCCCCGAGTGACCGCCGCCACCCTCGACCGCGCTCGACTCGAGCGCCTCATGGCTCGCGAACAGCAGGCCTTCGTCGACGCCCATCCGCGCTGTGCCGCCCTCTTCGAACGCGCGAAGGGATCACTCCTTGCCGGTGTTCCGATGAACTGGATGGTGAAGTGGCCGGGGGCATTCCCACCGTTCGTCGAGTCGGCCCACGGCGCCCATTTCACCTGCGTCGACGGGCACGATCACGTCGATCTCTGCCTCGGCGACACGGGAGCGATGGCCGGCCACGGCGCCGCCGAGACCATCGCCGCCGTCGAGCGACAACTGCCGCGTGGCATCACCCACATGCTGCCGACGGAGGATGCGGCCTGGGCCGGCGAGGAGCTCCAGCGCCGGTTCGGCCTGCGGTACTGGCAGTTCGCGATGACCGCGACGGACGCGAACCGGTTCTCGCTCCGACTGGCCCGGATGATCACCCGGCGTCCGTTCGTCGCCGTCCACGAGTTCAACTACCACGGCTCGGTGGACGAGACGTTCGCCTGGCTCGCGCCGGACGGTCGCGTCGAGAGCCGCCGCGGGAATGTCGGGCCCCAGGTGGATCCGGCGCTGACGACACGGGTCGTCCCCTTCAACGACATCCCGGCCCTCGAGGCCGCCCTCGCCGATCGGCAGGTGGCCGCGCTCCTCATCGAGCCGGCCCTGACGAACGTCGGCATCGTCCTGCCGGAACCGGGCTACCACGAGGCGGTCCGCGAGGTCACCCGGCGGACCGGCACCCTCCTCATCATCGACGAGACGCACACGATCTGCGCCGGCCCGGGCGGGATGACCAAGGCCTGGAACCTCGATCCGGACCTCTTCGTCATCGGCAAGACGATCGGCGGTGGCATCCCGGCCGCCGCGTACGGCTTCACGGCGGAGGTGGCCGACCGAATCGTCGCGGACATCACGCTCGAGGATTGCGACGTCGGCGGCATCGGCGGGACGCTCGCCGGTTACGCGCTCGCGTCCGCCGCCATCCGGGCGACGCTGGGGCTCGTGCTGACCGAGGAAGCGTTCACCCGGATGATCCAGCTCGCCGAGCGCTGGACCGCCGGGGTCGAGGGCGTCCTTGCGGAGCACGGCGTCCCGTGGCATGTCACCCGCCTCGGCGCTCGAGCCGAGTACCACTTCATGCCGGATCCGCCCCGGACCGGCCGCGAGCAGTGGGAGCACGGCGACTTCGAGCTCGAGCGATTCCTCCATCTCTACGCACTCAACCGGCGGATCCTCATGACGCCGTTCCACAACATGGCGCTCATGTCGCCGGCGACGTCCGCGACCGACGTCGATCGA
Above is a window of Chloroflexota bacterium DNA encoding:
- a CDS encoding dihydrodipicolinate synthase family protein, with translation MTEPAPTAGDALRGVWNIVPTPFTADGGLDAASLRRLTEFVVESGVDGMTILGFMGEAHKLSDAERNAVIAATIAAAGRLPVCVGVTHGATDRAVAFAREAAARGAHSIMLAPPALTRPTDEALRRHFLAVAAAVDVPIVVQDYPAGSGVPMSVDFIAALANEAPGCAHLKLEDEPSPPKVARVRAAAPSVRILGGLGGIMLLEELAAGADGTMTGFGFPEILVDVVRRFRSGDRDGARDAFYRALPLIRFENQPGINLSLRKHLYRRRGAIASERVRAPAPALDRGTLESLDSILAHLGLATGLGPILEPAA
- a CDS encoding aspartate aminotransferase family protein, producing MPRVTAATLDRARLERLMAREQQAFVDAHPRCAALFERAKGSLLAGVPMNWMVKWPGAFPPFVESAHGAHFTCVDGHDHVDLCLGDTGAMAGHGAAETIAAVERQLPRGITHMLPTEDAAWAGEELQRRFGLRYWQFAMTATDANRFSLRLARMITRRPFVAVHEFNYHGSVDETFAWLAPDGRVESRRGNVGPQVDPALTTRVVPFNDIPALEAALADRQVAALLIEPALTNVGIVLPEPGYHEAVREVTRRTGTLLIIDETHTICAGPGGMTKAWNLDPDLFVIGKTIGGGIPAAAYGFTAEVADRIVADITLEDCDVGGIGGTLAGYALASAAIRATLGLVLTEEAFTRMIQLAERWTAGVEGVLAEHGVPWHVTRLGARAEYHFMPDPPRTGREQWEHGDFELERFLHLYALNRRILMTPFHNMALMSPATSATDVDRHTEVFGQAVAELFG